The sequence CCCTGTGCTTGTCACGCCGAGGAGGATGAAGATGAGATACGTCGTGATCTTTGTCCTTTTAGGATCACTCCTGGCGATCACATCATGTGAGCCGCCTCATGATAACCCCCTCGATCCCGAAAACCCCGAAGCCGAGGCCCAAGCGCCCCAAAACGTCAAAGGGCTCACGGTGGAGTCGGAACCCGGAAGGGTGATCCTTAAATGGGATGAGGACGAAAACGCGTTGAAATACAGGATCTACAGGAAAGGGCCGGATGACGCGGAGTTCACGCGCATAGGTGAAACCGCCGAGACGGAGTATGTGGATGAGGGGGTGAAGCCCGGAAATCGGTATCAGTATAAGGTCGTCGCGCTTTATAGGGTTTCGGGAGCCTCCGATCCACTGGAGGGCTCGATCAAAGGGGCTATCCCTGGAAACGTTGAGACACTGGGGAAGATAGAGGATCTGAGGATCATAGCTCCAGAGACGATAAAGGCAGGTGAGGAGGGTAAACTTAAGGCGGAGGTCAGATACGATGGCTCTGATAGATGGTGGGATGCGCCCGATCCGAGGTGGAGCTTGAAGGGCGAGGGAACGATAACCAGGGACGGCCTCCTCCGCTCGGAGAAGGCAGGCGTGGTGGAGGTCACAGCGGAATGCGGAGGTCTAAGGAGAACCGTCCCCGTGAGGATAACCCCCGCCGAACCTCAGATCTCTAAGATGAGCGGGCCCTCCGAGGGACATACGGGCGAAAGGATCTCACAGCCGCTTAAGGTGGCCGTCAAAGATAGGTTCGGAAACCCGGTGAAAGGAGCCCGCGTGCGGTTCAGGATCTCTATCAAACCGGAGGGGGCAGGAACCGCGACGATCTCACCTGAGGAGGTGGAGGCCGATCCATCGGGCTACGCCGAGACGTGGATCACCCTCGGAACGAAGCCCGGGAAATATACCGTAAGGCCGGAGCTGGCCGATGATCCCTCCAAGTTCGTCGAGTTTGAGATCAAAGCCGTTCCCTACCCCGAAAAGATCGTTATAATCGAGCCCCAAGGTGATCCGCCGGAGTTGGTTTCAGGCGGAACCATCCAGGTGAAGGTGAGGGTTACGGACAGGTTCGATAATCCTGTCCCCGATGAGAGGGTGAGCTTGACGCCCTCAGAAAGCGGGGCGAAGTTCAATCCCCCTGAGCCGATAACCGATCAAGACGGGATGGCGATCTCCGACCTCATCCTGTGGAGGAAGGCGGGGCTCTACAGGATAGCAGCCATATGCGGCAGTATCAAAGCTGAGAAGGAGATCAAGGTCAAACCGGGTAAGCCGTATCGAATCGCGGAGCAGCCCTACGTCAAGGAGGTTCAAATCTCCCAGCCTGTCGATCTGGGCGTGAAAGTCGTGGATGAGAAGGGCAATCCCGTAAGCGGGGTGAAGATCGGGTTTAAGATCAAATCATCGCCCGGTGGGGCGAACGCGAAACTGTCACGGGATACAGCTGAAACGGATGAATCCGGAATCGCCGTCGTCAGGTTCACGCTTGGGATGAAAGTTGGTGAGTATATCGTCCGCGCCGAAAACCCCGATCTCAGCGGCTCACCGGTTGATTTCGTCGTTCAGGCGACCCACGGCCTGCCGGCCAGGCTGGAGAAATTGAGCGGCGATTTGCAGAAAGGAGTTGTGACCGAGAGGCTTCAGGATCCATTTGTGGTCAGGGTCACGGATATCGGCGGAAACCCCGTTCCCGGCGTGAATGTGAGATTCGAGCTCGCAGGAGCCCCGAAGGGCTCGACCGGATGGAGGTTCTCGGACGATACCCCCTCCACCGACTCTAACGGCGAGACGAAGGTGTGGTTCACCCCCGGCGAGAGGATGGGGGATTACGTGATCTCCGCCTCGGCGAGCAGATCGGACGGCACGCCGCTCCAGGGGTCGCCGGTGATCTTCACATGCTACGCCGATCATGAAGGGCCACAGATCATATCCGGCATCTCAGGATACGATCAGACCGGAACGGTCGGGAGGCCGCTCGCAGAACCGTTCGTCGTCAGGATCACCGATAGATTCAGCAATCCGGTGGACGGCGTTGAGGTGAGGTTTGAGATCGTCAGAGCTCCCTCGAACGACGCCCAACTGGAAGGTCTCGTCAGGACGGACGATAAAGGTCTGGCAAGCTCAACCCTCACGCTCGGCACCAAGGTCGGGGAGTATGAGGTGAACGCCCTCTTCGGGAATCTGAGGGTTCCCTTCCATGCCACTGCCGGGCCCGAAGGGCCTGAGAGGATAATGGCCGTATCGGGGGACAATCGGTCCGGGAATCCGACTGAGCTTCTGGCGGAGCCGCTCATCGTCCAGGTGCTGGATATATATGGCAATCCATGCCCCGGCGTTAAAGTAACCTTCAGCGTGATCGAAAGCCCCTCAGGCGCCTCCGGTATGACCCTATCGCCTCAGGCGTCAGAGACGGACGGCAACGGATACGCCCGGACCGAGTTCACGCTCGGCGATAAGGTGGGGGAATACCGAATCACCGCCAAGCTCGTCGATTATCCGGAGAAGCTCGTGACGTTCACGGAGAAGGCCTGGGAGTGCAGGCTGAGCGCCTCACCGGAAAGGCTCGACTTCGGATACGGGAAATCCGAGCTGAGCCTCACCCTTACCAGGGAGGGATGTGCCGAGGCGGTGAGGTTCGAGGTGAAACCCGGCGATCCGTGGGTCTCGGTCAGACCCGGATCGGGCTCCGTCTCCGATTCGCCCCTCTCCATCACCGTCTCCGTCAAGCGTGATGGTCTTGAGCCCGGAGAGCATAAAACCCTGCTCGAAATCCGGTTCGACGGCAAAAGCGCTGTGGTTCACGTAACGATGGAGGTCAGGAGAAAGCTCATCGTGAGGACCTTGGACACGAGATCCGGAGCTCCCGTTCCG is a genomic window of Candidatus Poribacteria bacterium containing:
- a CDS encoding beta-propeller fold lactonase family protein, encoding MRYVVIFVLLGSLLAITSCEPPHDNPLDPENPEAEAQAPQNVKGLTVESEPGRVILKWDEDENALKYRIYRKGPDDAEFTRIGETAETEYVDEGVKPGNRYQYKVVALYRVSGASDPLEGSIKGAIPGNVETLGKIEDLRIIAPETIKAGEEGKLKAEVRYDGSDRWWDAPDPRWSLKGEGTITRDGLLRSEKAGVVEVTAECGGLRRTVPVRITPAEPQISKMSGPSEGHTGERISQPLKVAVKDRFGNPVKGARVRFRISIKPEGAGTATISPEEVEADPSGYAETWITLGTKPGKYTVRPELADDPSKFVEFEIKAVPYPEKIVIIEPQGDPPELVSGGTIQVKVRVTDRFDNPVPDERVSLTPSESGAKFNPPEPITDQDGMAISDLILWRKAGLYRIAAICGSIKAEKEIKVKPGKPYRIAEQPYVKEVQISQPVDLGVKVVDEKGNPVSGVKIGFKIKSSPGGANAKLSRDTAETDESGIAVVRFTLGMKVGEYIVRAENPDLSGSPVDFVVQATHGLPARLEKLSGDLQKGVVTERLQDPFVVRVTDIGGNPVPGVNVRFELAGAPKGSTGWRFSDDTPSTDSNGETKVWFTPGERMGDYVISASASRSDGTPLQGSPVIFTCYADHEGPQIISGISGYDQTGTVGRPLAEPFVVRITDRFSNPVDGVEVRFEIVRAPSNDAQLEGLVRTDDKGLASSTLTLGTKVGEYEVNALFGNLRVPFHATAGPEGPERIMAVSGDNRSGNPTELLAEPLIVQVLDIYGNPCPGVKVTFSVIESPSGASGMTLSPQASETDGNGYARTEFTLGDKVGEYRITAKLVDYPEKLVTFTEKAWECRLSASPERLDFGYGKSELSLTLTREGCAEAVRFEVKPGDPWVSVRPGSGSVSDSPLSITVSVKRDGLEPGEHKTLLEIRFDGKSAVVHVTMEVRRKLIVRTLDTRSGAPVPNAEVSVEGRKAVTNDSGEAVIEDFKESGRMRITASCEGYIPAEREVEIPEIGDFAVDLSLKPLPKLLKRISSVPLFPLSAPKFIAISPDGSRAYVTNNMGDTVSVMDTTSDKVIKDIKVKGWPEEVAVNPVLDEAYVACNEDDCIYVINTKVNGFGGIINVGNGPTGVAVSDDGKWLFVTNMLEGSVSVVDTATRQEKARIPIGRESISVAACGSKLYVSNQRDNTVSVIDLLGKVEADVIKVGDKPWRITVSPSGRFVYVVNYGSGTVSMIDTSDDEVVRSFDVGRLPVDVAVEGSYPEGDLLYVTISSSDSVTVVDTATGIVLKEAIRVDEFPHGIAIGKDGDKIYVVNNGSETISVLGF